A portion of the Corynebacterium occultum genome contains these proteins:
- a CDS encoding VOC family protein → MSTSRPEITGKYTNNGTPRGYTSLTPFLAVRGAREAISFYRDVFEARLVSLIEMGGQVSHAELDFGDGRLQLGEADPQFGLTPQPEEDATSFSLTHYCQDADALLAKAEAAGATVREPLSNFISGDRFASIRDPFGVRWSLMTRIEDLSDEESSKRVGEWAAHYGG, encoded by the coding sequence ATGAGTACTTCCAGACCCGAAATCACCGGAAAATACACCAACAACGGCACACCCCGCGGTTACACCAGCTTGACCCCCTTCCTTGCGGTGCGGGGTGCCCGGGAGGCCATCAGTTTCTACCGGGATGTCTTCGAGGCCCGGCTGGTCTCCCTGATCGAAATGGGAGGTCAGGTCAGCCACGCCGAACTCGACTTCGGTGACGGCCGCCTCCAGCTGGGTGAGGCCGACCCCCAATTCGGACTGACCCCACAACCGGAAGAGGACGCCACCTCCTTCTCCCTGACCCACTACTGCCAGGATGCGGATGCCCTGCTGGCCAAGGCCGAAGCCGCCGGCGCCACGGTGCGTGAACCCTTGAGCAATTTCATCAGCGGGGACCGCTTCGCCTCCATCCGGGATCCCTTCGGAGTGCGCTGGTCACTGATGACCCGCATCGAGGACCTCTCCGATGAGGAAAGCTCCAAACGGGTCGGCGAATGGGCGGC
- a CDS encoding helix-turn-helix domain-containing protein, translated as MNSTGDPRGILYPEELPTFQREAAPAELVDRVRWFWWPRWNLPEGQQVRQKLLPFPASNLVVETPLITLNGPTSRASHRLLMGQGWAVGALLRPAGLAGLHPAPREIRDLAQRLWVPDLLTAVKPADPVPGFTAWCLEHLPEADENGLLANRMEELIAKEREIHRVEQLAERMFLSVRSVQRLARRYVGLPPLAIIRRYRLQEAAQRLREDPGHSITAVAAELGYADHSHLAADFREVLGITPNDYRRDSGTISGD; from the coding sequence ATGAACTCAACCGGTGATCCCCGCGGAATCCTCTACCCCGAAGAACTACCCACCTTCCAACGCGAAGCAGCACCGGCGGAGCTGGTGGACCGGGTCCGCTGGTTCTGGTGGCCCCGCTGGAACCTGCCCGAAGGTCAGCAGGTGAGACAGAAATTATTGCCTTTCCCCGCCTCTAACCTGGTGGTGGAAACGCCCCTGATCACCCTCAACGGCCCCACCTCCCGGGCCAGTCACCGCCTGCTGATGGGGCAGGGCTGGGCGGTGGGCGCACTGTTGCGCCCCGCCGGGTTGGCCGGGTTGCATCCCGCACCGAGGGAGATCCGGGACCTCGCACAGCGTCTGTGGGTTCCGGATCTGCTGACTGCGGTCAAACCCGCAGACCCCGTGCCCGGATTCACCGCCTGGTGCCTGGAGCACCTCCCGGAAGCGGATGAAAATGGCTTGCTGGCCAATCGCATGGAGGAGCTGATCGCCAAGGAGCGGGAAATTCACCGTGTGGAGCAGCTGGCGGAACGGATGTTTCTTTCCGTCCGCAGCGTGCAGCGCCTGGCCAGACGTTATGTGGGGTTGCCGCCCTTGGCGATCATCCGGCGTTATCGGCTGCAGGAGGCGGCGCAGCGACTGCGGGAGGACCCTGGGCACAGCATCACAGCGGTGGCGGCGGAGTTGGGTTATGCCGATCATTCCCACCTGGCCGCTGATTTCCGGGAGGTCCTGGGGATCACCCCGAATGATTACCGTCGGGACTCTGGCACAATAAGCGGGGATTGA
- the purE gene encoding 5-(carboxyamino)imidazole ribonucleotide mutase gives MEPLVGLIMGSDSDWDTVAPAAEVLTEFRVPFEVGVLSAHRTPERMLNYAKSAHERGLKAIIACAGGAAHLPGMVAAATPLPVIGIPRALKDLDGLDSLLSIVQMPGGVPVATVSIGGAKNAGLLAVRILSAGLPELQQRMIDYQANMAAEVEQKDEALRQRLLGQ, from the coding sequence ATGGAACCGCTCGTCGGACTGATCATGGGTTCGGATTCAGACTGGGACACCGTCGCCCCGGCCGCCGAGGTACTCACCGAATTCCGCGTCCCCTTCGAGGTCGGGGTGCTCTCCGCACACCGCACCCCGGAGCGGATGCTCAACTACGCCAAGTCCGCCCATGAACGCGGGCTGAAGGCCATCATCGCCTGCGCCGGGGGTGCCGCGCACCTTCCTGGCATGGTTGCCGCCGCCACCCCGCTGCCGGTGATCGGTATTCCCCGCGCCCTGAAGGACCTCGACGGCCTGGACTCCCTGCTCTCGATCGTGCAGATGCCGGGTGGCGTCCCGGTGGCCACCGTCTCCATCGGTGGTGCCAAGAACGCCGGTCTGCTGGCGGTTCGTATCCTCTCCGCCGGCCTGCCGGAGCTGCAGCAGCGCATGATCGATTACCAGGCCAACATGGCTGCCGAGGTGGAGCAGAAGGATGAGGCGCTGCGTCAGCGTCTGCTCGGCCAGTAG
- a CDS encoding YdcF family protein, with amino-acid sequence MNPVLVLGALVDGDRPSAILRERLRRAQPLIDAAGVGVLSGRGEAQVMADWLIEHGTDSGILRLENAATSTNENLENAHALLPDTTCWTVVTSDFHLLRTRLWAWHLGIPVEVVSAPTPGSARLAMFLRECLALPHSVLRVGWRRLLG; translated from the coding sequence GTGAACCCGGTTCTGGTGCTGGGAGCCCTGGTTGACGGGGATCGCCCCTCCGCCATCCTGCGGGAGCGGCTGCGCCGCGCACAACCGCTTATCGACGCTGCGGGGGTCGGCGTCCTCAGCGGCCGCGGGGAAGCACAGGTCATGGCGGACTGGTTGATCGAACACGGCACCGACTCTGGCATCCTCCGACTGGAGAATGCCGCCACCAGCACCAATGAGAACCTGGAGAACGCCCACGCGCTGTTGCCGGACACCACCTGCTGGACGGTGGTGACCAGTGACTTCCATCTGCTGCGCACCCGGCTGTGGGCCTGGCACCTGGGCATCCCGGTGGAGGTGGTGTCCGCCCCGACCCCCGGAAGCGCCAGGTTGGCGATGTTCCTGCGGGAGTGTCTGGCGTTACCGCATTCGGTGCTGCGGGTGGGGTGGCGCAGACTTCTGGGTTAA
- a CDS encoding LLM class flavin-dependent oxidoreductase, with translation MGTPEKKQIHLNLFAFATGHHTAAWRAPDSVIEKLGDISYWEELAQTAERGLLDAVFLADGQSAGLGGIANGPGWFLEPITTLTAMARATTKIGLVSTISSTFWQPFHAARLLGSLDHISGGRAGINVVTSMTDEEARNHGMEHLPAHPERYARAAEFIEVIQKLWDSWPRDAIHADRAGIYTDPAQLQAIDHEGEFFGVAGPLNLPQSPQGRPVLFQAGASEPGRDLAARHAEGIYAVAWDLTMAREYRADIHRRAAALGRDPDRITVMPGLVTYVAETEAAARQKQRELNELLPVGDSLHQLAFFIGQDTSGWELDEAVPELPLLEEFRGPKGRYATVLRIIETTRPTVRELLGYLAAGGGHATFIGTPEQVADEIERWVDGGGADGFNLMPPALPSGIEDFVDLVVPVLQERRRFRTSYEGDTLRSHLGALTQKSAPPHPQHRMR, from the coding sequence ATGGGCACCCCGGAAAAGAAACAGATCCACCTCAACCTCTTCGCCTTCGCCACCGGACATCACACCGCCGCCTGGCGGGCCCCTGACTCGGTCATCGAAAAACTCGGTGACATCTCCTATTGGGAGGAACTCGCCCAGACCGCGGAACGTGGCCTGCTGGACGCGGTATTCCTCGCCGATGGCCAATCCGCCGGGCTCGGGGGCATAGCCAACGGGCCGGGCTGGTTCCTCGAACCCATCACCACCCTGACCGCCATGGCCCGGGCCACCACAAAGATCGGGCTGGTCAGCACCATCTCCAGCACCTTCTGGCAACCCTTCCACGCCGCCCGCCTCCTGGGCAGCCTGGACCACATCTCCGGCGGACGGGCCGGCATCAACGTGGTCACCTCCATGACCGATGAGGAAGCCCGCAACCACGGGATGGAGCACCTCCCGGCACACCCGGAACGCTACGCCCGAGCCGCGGAATTCATCGAGGTCATCCAGAAACTCTGGGACTCCTGGCCGCGAGATGCGATCCACGCGGATCGTGCCGGGATCTACACAGACCCCGCCCAGCTGCAGGCCATCGACCACGAGGGGGAGTTCTTCGGGGTGGCTGGCCCATTGAATCTGCCGCAGTCACCCCAGGGCCGACCGGTGCTCTTCCAGGCCGGGGCCTCGGAACCCGGAAGGGATCTGGCAGCCCGGCATGCAGAGGGCATCTACGCCGTGGCCTGGGACCTGACGATGGCCCGGGAGTACCGTGCGGATATCCACCGCAGGGCCGCTGCGCTGGGACGGGACCCGGATCGGATCACGGTGATGCCCGGCCTGGTCACCTATGTCGCGGAGACTGAAGCAGCCGCCAGGCAGAAGCAGCGAGAGCTCAATGAGCTGCTCCCCGTGGGGGATTCCCTGCATCAACTGGCCTTCTTCATCGGTCAGGACACCTCCGGGTGGGAACTGGATGAGGCGGTGCCGGAACTTCCCCTGCTTGAGGAGTTCAGGGGCCCGAAGGGGCGTTATGCCACGGTGCTGCGCATCATCGAAACCACCCGCCCCACGGTCCGGGAGCTGCTGGGATACCTTGCTGCCGGTGGTGGGCACGCCACTTTCATCGGCACCCCGGAGCAGGTGGCTGATGAGATCGAGCGTTGGGTGGATGGCGGCGGGGCCGATGGATTCAACCTGATGCCACCTGCCCTGCCCAGCGGGATCGAGGACTTCGTGGACCTGGTGGTCCCGGTGCTGCAGGAACGCCGACGTTTCCGCACCTCCTATGAGGGCGACACACTCAGGTCCCACCTCGGGGCTTTAACCCAGAAGTCTGCGCCACCCCACCCGCAGCACCGAATGCGGTAA
- a CDS encoding 3-oxoacyl-ACP reductase — protein sequence MSNALHTPISEQVVLVTGGARGLGRRISEAFLKEGARVIINYHGSKTAAEELAAAHPGRALARQADVRDRAAVDALIAQASQEFGAPLTTVVNNALVDFSFDGDARPKAEDISFRCFSEQFEGAVGGALNTVQAALDDFGKAGFGRVINIGTNLFQNPVVPYHDYNAAKAALLSLTRSLAKDLGPRKVTVNMVSGGLLRTTDASAATPEPVFDAIAAGTPLGSATTPEELADAVLFFASPWSRAITGQNLIVDGGLVMN from the coding sequence ATGAGCAACGCTCTCCACACCCCCATCTCCGAGCAGGTCGTCCTGGTGACCGGTGGCGCCCGCGGCCTGGGTCGCCGCATCAGCGAGGCATTCCTCAAGGAGGGTGCCCGTGTCATCATCAACTATCACGGTAGTAAGACAGCCGCCGAGGAGCTCGCCGCCGCACACCCCGGCCGTGCCCTCGCCCGCCAGGCTGATGTCAGGGACCGTGCGGCCGTTGATGCCCTGATCGCCCAGGCCTCCCAGGAGTTCGGCGCCCCACTGACCACCGTGGTCAACAACGCCCTGGTGGACTTCTCCTTCGACGGTGACGCCCGCCCCAAGGCCGAGGACATCAGCTTCCGGTGCTTCTCCGAACAATTCGAGGGGGCGGTTGGCGGTGCCCTCAACACGGTGCAGGCCGCCCTGGATGATTTCGGGAAAGCCGGTTTCGGCCGCGTCATCAACATCGGCACCAATCTCTTCCAGAACCCGGTGGTCCCCTACCACGACTACAACGCCGCCAAGGCCGCCCTGCTTTCCCTCACCCGCTCCCTGGCCAAGGACCTGGGTCCGCGCAAGGTCACCGTCAACATGGTCAGCGGTGGCCTGCTCCGCACCACCGACGCCAGCGCCGCCACCCCGGAACCCGTCTTCGACGCCATCGCCGCCGGAACCCCGCTCGGCTCGGCCACCACCCCCGAAGAGCTTGCCGACGCCGTGCTCTTCTTCGCTTCCCCCTGGTCCCGTGCCATCACCGGCCAGAACCTGATCGTCGACGGCGGACTGGTCATGAACTGA
- a CDS encoding dihydrofolate reductase family protein, with the protein MAIIYNTATTLNGFLADEHNSLQWLFDVPGSEEAEQEMDTFLAGVSALVMGSTTYEWIRQEMDLLNHPEKWRDTYGDRPTWVFSSREREIPEGLNIQVINSPVVDALDQLRASAAEYNPEGDIWIMGGGELAGQFLDAGALDRITFTMAPVFLPSGAPLLPRRVESLRLNLAEMKQSGRFMEFTFDINQPPEG; encoded by the coding sequence ATGGCGATCATCTACAACACCGCGACCACGCTCAACGGTTTCCTCGCCGATGAGCACAACTCCCTGCAATGGCTTTTCGACGTCCCCGGCAGTGAGGAAGCCGAGCAAGAGATGGACACCTTCCTCGCCGGGGTTTCCGCCCTGGTGATGGGATCCACCACCTATGAGTGGATCCGCCAGGAAATGGACCTGCTCAACCACCCCGAAAAATGGCGTGACACCTACGGCGACCGACCCACCTGGGTGTTCTCCTCCCGGGAACGTGAAATCCCCGAAGGCCTGAACATCCAGGTGATCAACAGTCCCGTGGTCGACGCCCTGGACCAGCTCCGCGCCTCAGCCGCCGAATACAACCCGGAGGGTGATATCTGGATCATGGGCGGCGGCGAACTGGCCGGCCAGTTCCTCGACGCCGGGGCCCTGGACCGCATCACCTTCACCATGGCCCCGGTATTCCTGCCCTCCGGGGCTCCCCTGCTACCCCGCCGTGTGGAAAGCCTGCGCCTGAATCTGGCCGAAATGAAACAGTCCGGGCGCTTCATGGAATTCACCTTCGACATCAACCAACCCCCTGAAGGGTGA
- a CDS encoding GntR family transcriptional regulator — protein MAGKEPAGGTQVVASANTQRRQSIIDDLKRRIVLGEISLGERIIEADVTRRLGTSRPTVREALNQLARHGYLVQEAYRGYRVSEVSAERVRELAAVRLVNDMAAIDAILADATGKRMAVLDATLATYLEQMRDPDSLGRHEAHMAFHRGVWETSGNSFMMKFWPVMEAEMTLVLAATQHHRHDDALLCTHHELLVECIRRGDRAEIRETLRAHVEGAPRTLH, from the coding sequence ATGGCAGGCAAGGAACCAGCCGGCGGTACCCAGGTGGTGGCGTCCGCTAACACACAGCGGCGGCAGAGCATCATTGATGATCTGAAACGTCGGATCGTGCTGGGGGAAATTTCCCTGGGGGAGCGGATCATCGAGGCGGATGTGACCCGGCGGCTCGGCACGAGTCGCCCGACGGTGCGGGAGGCATTGAACCAGCTCGCCCGACATGGCTACCTGGTGCAGGAGGCCTACCGGGGTTACCGCGTCAGTGAGGTCAGTGCGGAGCGGGTGCGGGAGCTGGCTGCGGTGCGCCTGGTCAATGACATGGCCGCCATCGATGCCATCCTGGCTGACGCGACGGGGAAGCGGATGGCGGTGCTTGACGCAACCCTGGCCACCTACCTCGAGCAGATGCGTGACCCCGACTCCCTGGGGCGTCATGAGGCGCACATGGCTTTCCACCGTGGGGTCTGGGAGACCTCCGGCAACTCCTTCATGATGAAGTTCTGGCCGGTGATGGAAGCGGAGATGACTCTTGTTCTCGCAGCCACCCAACACCACCGTCATGATGATGCGCTCCTCTGCACTCACCATGAGTTATTGGTGGAGTGCATCCGCCGTGGGGATCGGGCGGAGATTCGGGAGACCCTCCGTGCCCATGTGGAGGGAGCTCCCCGCACCTTGCATTAA
- a CDS encoding MDR family MFS transporter, with protein sequence MEPQINNSTSPAPQKLPREVVIVLAVLVISAMIMILNETILSVALPSIMEDFQVPETTAQWLTTGFMLTMAVVIPTTGFLLDRFTTKTIFVTALLFFTVGTFIAALAPTFAILLGARIIQAVGTALVMPLLMTVTLTVVPPERRGAMMGIISIVISVAPALGPTVSGFILNSLSWHWLFWMMLPIVLVALVVGTILIKNIGETRKSPLDVLSVLLSALAFGGLVYGLSSIGAILNGEGGMAIMILIIGVISLVVFGWRQIQLGKQGRALMDLRPFQIRNFTFSLLAILLAFGAMLGTVMVLPIYLQNSLGATALVTGLVVMPGGLMQGLIAPFIGRFYDKVGPRPLLIPGAVILAAAAWSLTLLGSSTPIWLVVVLHVGFSLGMCLMMTPLMTTALGSLPKQLYGHGSAILNTLQQLAGAAGTAIMIAALSFGTLLASDSGLSQTAAVASGARVAFIAGAIIAVLALVASLFVTRVREEPSSAPAP encoded by the coding sequence ATGGAACCCCAAATAAATAACTCGACCTCCCCGGCACCGCAGAAGTTGCCACGGGAGGTCGTCATTGTGCTGGCGGTCCTGGTCATCTCCGCGATGATCATGATCCTCAATGAGACCATCCTTTCGGTGGCCCTCCCCTCCATCATGGAGGACTTCCAGGTGCCGGAAACCACCGCCCAGTGGCTGACCACCGGTTTCATGCTCACCATGGCGGTGGTCATCCCCACCACCGGTTTCCTGCTGGACCGTTTCACCACCAAGACGATCTTCGTCACCGCCCTGCTCTTCTTCACCGTGGGCACCTTCATCGCGGCCCTGGCCCCCACCTTCGCCATCCTGTTGGGGGCCCGCATCATCCAGGCGGTGGGTACCGCCCTGGTGATGCCCCTGCTGATGACGGTCACCCTCACGGTGGTCCCCCCGGAGCGTCGGGGCGCGATGATGGGCATCATCTCCATCGTCATTTCGGTGGCCCCGGCGCTCGGCCCCACCGTCTCCGGTTTCATCCTCAACTCCCTGAGCTGGCACTGGCTCTTCTGGATGATGCTGCCGATCGTGCTGGTCGCCCTGGTGGTGGGCACCATCCTGATCAAGAACATCGGGGAAACCAGAAAGTCCCCGCTGGATGTGCTTTCGGTGCTGCTGTCCGCCCTCGCCTTCGGTGGTCTGGTCTACGGACTCAGTTCCATCGGCGCCATCCTCAACGGGGAAGGTGGCATGGCGATCATGATCCTCATCATCGGTGTCATCTCCCTGGTGGTCTTCGGTTGGCGTCAGATCCAGCTGGGCAAACAGGGCCGCGCACTGATGGACCTGCGCCCCTTCCAGATCCGGAACTTCACCTTCTCCCTGCTCGCCATCCTGCTGGCCTTCGGCGCCATGCTGGGTACCGTCATGGTGCTGCCGATCTACCTACAGAACTCCCTGGGAGCCACCGCCCTGGTCACCGGCCTGGTGGTCATGCCGGGTGGTCTGATGCAGGGTCTGATCGCGCCTTTCATCGGGCGTTTCTATGACAAGGTGGGCCCCCGCCCCCTGCTGATCCCCGGCGCCGTCATCCTCGCCGCAGCAGCCTGGTCACTGACCCTGCTGGGTAGTTCCACCCCGATCTGGCTGGTGGTTGTCCTCCATGTGGGCTTCTCCCTCGGCATGTGCCTGATGATGACTCCCCTGATGACCACCGCCCTGGGTTCCCTGCCCAAGCAGCTCTACGGTCATGGTTCCGCCATCCTCAACACCCTCCAGCAGCTGGCGGGTGCCGCCGGTACCGCCATCATGATCGCGGCCCTGTCCTTCGGCACCCTGCTGGCCAGCGACTCGGGTCTCTCCCAGACCGCGGCCGTGGCCTCCGGTGCGCGGGTGGCCTTCATCGCCGGTGCCATCATCGCGGTGCTGGCCCTGGTTGCCTCCCTCTTCGTCACCCGGGTCCGGGAGGAACCGAGCTCCGCACCCGCCCCTTAA
- a CDS encoding aspartate aminotransferase family protein — MSNFTAADGRHIYETDRSHVFHSWSAQDKVTPLPVSHGEGATFYDYDGNAYLDFSSQLVNLNLGHQHPRLVKSIQDQAAKLATIQPAFANDARSELARLLTEAAPGNLSHVFFTNGGADANEHAVRMARLHTGRKKIMSAYRSYHGATATAISLTGDPRRWPNDPGDASVLHFFGPYAYRSPFWSETPEQESERALAHLENQIILEGAGTISAIIIETVVGTNGILVPPPGYLPGVRALCDKYGILYIADEVMAGFGRTGTMFAIENFGVEPDLITFAKGVNSGYVPLGGIIISPEIVDTFREKAYPGGLTYSGHPLACAVGVETFAVFAEEKILERTQDLGQRVVRPRLEAMKEKHDCVGEVRGLGLFWGIELVRDEETREPLVPFNPSPEENQPMLEFAAACRRSGLWPFTHFNRVHVAPPLIISEEDLNRGLDIIDAALDELDAYATPTLQAASISS; from the coding sequence ATGTCGAATTTCACCGCCGCCGACGGCCGCCACATCTACGAGACGGACCGCTCGCATGTCTTCCACTCCTGGTCCGCCCAGGACAAGGTCACCCCGCTGCCGGTCTCCCACGGTGAGGGCGCCACCTTCTATGACTACGACGGCAATGCCTACCTGGATTTCTCCTCCCAGCTGGTCAACCTCAACCTGGGGCACCAGCATCCCCGCCTGGTGAAGTCCATCCAGGATCAGGCAGCGAAGCTGGCCACCATCCAACCGGCCTTCGCCAATGACGCCCGCTCCGAGCTGGCCCGCCTGCTCACCGAGGCGGCCCCCGGCAACCTGAGCCATGTCTTCTTCACCAATGGTGGCGCCGACGCCAATGAACATGCGGTGCGCATGGCACGGCTGCACACCGGGCGGAAGAAGATCATGTCCGCCTACCGCTCCTACCACGGCGCCACCGCCACCGCGATCAGCCTGACCGGTGATCCGCGCCGCTGGCCCAATGATCCGGGCGATGCTTCAGTGCTCCACTTCTTCGGTCCCTACGCCTACCGTTCCCCCTTCTGGTCCGAGACCCCGGAGCAGGAGAGTGAGCGTGCCCTGGCCCACCTGGAGAACCAGATCATCCTCGAGGGTGCCGGCACCATCTCCGCCATCATCATCGAGACCGTGGTGGGCACCAATGGCATCCTGGTGCCGCCCCCCGGTTATCTGCCGGGGGTTCGTGCCCTGTGCGATAAGTACGGCATCCTCTACATCGCCGATGAGGTGATGGCCGGTTTCGGCCGCACCGGCACCATGTTCGCCATCGAGAACTTCGGGGTGGAACCGGACCTGATCACCTTCGCCAAGGGCGTGAACTCAGGTTATGTCCCGCTCGGCGGCATCATCATCAGTCCGGAGATCGTCGACACCTTCCGCGAGAAGGCCTACCCGGGTGGTCTGACCTACTCCGGCCATCCCCTGGCCTGCGCGGTGGGGGTGGAGACCTTCGCGGTCTTCGCGGAGGAGAAGATCCTGGAGCGCACCCAGGACCTGGGGCAGCGCGTGGTCCGCCCCCGCCTGGAGGCCATGAAGGAGAAGCACGACTGTGTCGGGGAGGTCCGCGGTCTGGGACTGTTCTGGGGGATTGAGCTGGTCCGGGACGAGGAGACCCGCGAACCGCTGGTGCCCTTCAACCCCTCCCCGGAGGAGAACCAGCCGATGCTGGAGTTCGCCGCTGCCTGCCGCCGGTCCGGCCTCTGGCCCTTCACCCACTTCAACCGGGTGCATGTGGCACCGCCACTGATCATCAGCGAGGAGGATCTCAACCGCGGCCTAGACATCATCGACGCGGCACTGGATGAGCTCGACGCCTACGCCACCCCGACGCTTCAGGCGGCAAGCATCAGCTCCTGA
- a CDS encoding CoA-acylating methylmalonate-semialdehyde dehydrogenase: MSDHTPHTQVATAERTGNRATPNLIPHIIKGAKITSAERTGEVFNPATGQVTGSLPFADAATVAKAIDAAEAALPGWRAMGMAKRAGIMFRLQQIIAERKDELAALITAEHGKVLSDAAGEITRGLENVEFCAGVVQHMKGEFLEQAAGGIDVKQIRQPVGVVACITPFNFPAMVPLWMITTAIVAGNTVILKPSEKDPSAVNWIVEAFHEAGLPEGVLNLVHGDKETVDAILEEPRIKAVSFVGSTPIARSIYTRSAAAGKRVQALGGAKNHMVVMPDSDLDVAADAAISAGFGSAGERCMAISVIVAVGEIADELVAKIKERMISLKVGHGTDAASEMGPLITEAARDRVSKFVAEAEQNGATVVVDGREHGVPAEGFFTGPSLIDHVTPGMPVYEEEIFGPVLAVARVGSFAEAVQLINDNAFGNGTAIFTRDGRTAREFEFQIEVGMVGINVAIPVPIGAFSFGGWKDSLFGDTHMYGPESFNFYTRRKVVTSRWMLPSESQIELGFPTN, from the coding sequence ATGTCTGATCACACCCCGCACACCCAGGTGGCCACCGCAGAGCGCACCGGGAACCGGGCCACCCCTAACCTCATCCCGCACATCATCAAGGGCGCCAAGATCACCTCCGCGGAGCGCACCGGGGAGGTGTTCAACCCCGCCACCGGCCAGGTCACCGGGAGTCTCCCCTTCGCCGATGCGGCCACCGTGGCCAAGGCCATCGATGCTGCCGAGGCTGCGTTGCCGGGGTGGCGTGCGATGGGTATGGCCAAGCGGGCCGGCATCATGTTCCGGCTGCAGCAGATCATCGCTGAGCGTAAGGATGAGCTGGCGGCCCTGATCACCGCCGAGCATGGCAAGGTGCTCTCCGATGCCGCCGGTGAGATCACCCGCGGGCTGGAGAATGTGGAGTTCTGTGCCGGCGTGGTGCAGCACATGAAGGGCGAGTTCCTGGAGCAGGCCGCCGGTGGCATCGACGTCAAGCAGATCCGCCAACCTGTTGGTGTGGTCGCCTGCATCACCCCCTTCAATTTCCCGGCGATGGTGCCGCTGTGGATGATCACCACCGCGATCGTCGCCGGCAACACCGTCATCCTGAAGCCCAGCGAGAAGGATCCCTCGGCCGTCAACTGGATCGTGGAGGCCTTCCACGAAGCGGGCCTGCCGGAGGGGGTGCTCAACCTGGTGCACGGCGACAAGGAGACGGTGGACGCCATCCTGGAGGAGCCGCGCATCAAGGCCGTCTCCTTCGTGGGTTCCACCCCGATCGCCAGGTCCATCTACACCCGTTCCGCGGCGGCTGGTAAGCGCGTCCAGGCCCTGGGTGGGGCGAAGAACCACATGGTGGTCATGCCGGACTCCGACCTGGATGTCGCCGCTGATGCCGCCATCTCCGCCGGTTTCGGTTCCGCTGGCGAGCGTTGCATGGCGATCTCCGTGATCGTCGCGGTCGGGGAGATCGCCGATGAACTGGTGGCCAAGATCAAGGAGCGCATGATCAGCCTGAAGGTCGGCCACGGCACCGATGCTGCCTCCGAGATGGGCCCCCTGATCACCGAGGCCGCCCGCGACCGGGTGAGCAAGTTCGTCGCTGAGGCAGAGCAGAATGGTGCCACCGTGGTGGTGGATGGCCGCGAGCATGGGGTCCCGGCGGAGGGTTTCTTCACCGGCCCCAGCCTGATCGACCACGTCACACCCGGCATGCCGGTCTATGAGGAGGAGATCTTCGGCCCCGTCCTGGCGGTCGCCCGGGTGGGCAGCTTCGCCGAGGCGGTCCAGCTGATCAATGACAATGCCTTCGGTAACGGCACCGCCATCTTCACCAGGGATGGGCGCACCGCCCGGGAGTTCGAGTTCCAGATCGAGGTCGGCATGGTCGGCATCAATGTCGCCATCCCGGTCCCGATCGGCGCCTTCTCCTTCGGTGGCTGGAAGGACTCCCTCTTCGGTGACACCCACATGTACGGACCCGAGTCCTTCAACTTCTACACCCGCCGCAAGGTGGTCACCTCCCGCTGGATGCTACCGAGTGAGTCCCAGATCGAGCTCGGCTTCCCCACCAACTAG